Proteins encoded by one window of Fibrobacter sp.:
- a CDS encoding pseudouridine synthase has protein sequence MSTVILFNKPFGVLSQFTPESGHAALDTFGFPPGVYAAGRLDHDSEGALLLTDNGKLIKKLLDPKYEHPRTYLAQVDGQITEDAVRKLSKGVDIKGYHTKPCKAEIASEPDWLWPRNPPVRFRANIPTSWVRLTLIEGKNRQVRHMTAAVGFPTLRLIRVQIGNIPLGDLKPGEWRMVTDKVI, from the coding sequence GCGTACTAAGCCAGTTTACGCCCGAATCCGGGCACGCGGCACTCGACACGTTCGGGTTTCCGCCGGGAGTATATGCGGCAGGCAGACTAGACCACGACAGCGAAGGCGCATTGCTGCTCACGGACAACGGGAAACTCATCAAGAAATTGCTGGACCCGAAATACGAGCACCCGCGCACATACTTGGCGCAGGTCGACGGGCAGATTACCGAAGACGCGGTCCGCAAATTATCGAAGGGCGTCGACATCAAGGGATATCACACCAAGCCCTGCAAAGCCGAAATCGCAAGCGAACCCGATTGGCTCTGGCCGCGCAATCCGCCGGTGCGATTCCGCGCGAACATTCCCACCAGTTGGGTGCGCCTCACGCTCATCGAAGGCAAGAACCGTCAGGTACGCCACATGACCGCCGCGGTAGGGTTCCCTACCCTGCGTTTGATTCGCGTGCAAATCGGGAACATCCCGCTCGGCGATTTAAAACCCGGTGAGTGGCGTATGGTTACGGATAAAGTAATATAA
- a CDS encoding FumA C-terminus/TtdB family hydratase beta subunit translates to IRAPRHAASCPVSIGVSCSADRNIKAKIDENGLWLEKMEHHPENYIPAGNAVNLAPAVEIDLDRPMKEVLADLTKYPVKTRLSLKGTMIVARDMAHAKIAEIFDKQERGEELTDEEKTVLKVVSDHPIYYAGPAKTPAGMPTGSFGPTTANRMDPYVMRFQSKGASMIMVAKGNRSQDVTDACKKYGGFFLGSIGGPAAILAEQNILSNDIVAFPELGMEAIRKITIKDFPAFILVDDKGNNFFEGLI, encoded by the coding sequence ATTCGCGCTCCGCGTCATGCCGCAAGCTGCCCGGTTTCTATCGGCGTGAGCTGCTCTGCTGACCGTAACATCAAGGCAAAGATTGACGAAAACGGCCTCTGGCTCGAAAAGATGGAACACCATCCGGAAAACTACATTCCGGCTGGCAATGCCGTGAATCTCGCTCCGGCAGTTGAAATCGACCTTGACCGCCCCATGAAGGAAGTGCTCGCCGACCTCACCAAGTATCCGGTGAAGACGCGCCTCAGCCTCAAGGGCACGATGATCGTGGCCCGCGACATGGCCCACGCCAAGATCGCTGAAATCTTCGACAAGCAGGAACGCGGCGAAGAACTCACCGACGAAGAAAAGACCGTGCTCAAGGTCGTGTCCGACCACCCGATTTACTACGCCGGCCCGGCCAAGACTCCGGCAGGCATGCCCACCGGTAGCTTCGGCCCGACGACGGCAAACCGCATGGACCCGTACGTGATGCGCTTCCAGAGCAAGGGTGCTTCGATGATCATGGTCGCTAAGGGCAACCGCAGCCAGGATGTCACCGACGCCTGCAAGAAGTACGGTGGATTCTTCCTCGGCTCCATCGGCGGTCCGGCAGCCATCCTTGCTGAACAGAACATTCTGAGCAACGACATCGTGGCCTTCCCGGAACTCGGCATGGAAGCCATCCGCAAGATCACCATCAAGGACTTCCCCGCCTTCATCTTGGTCGACGATAAGGGCAACAACTTCTTTGAAGGCTTGATCTAA